The following are encoded in a window of Cupriavidus oxalaticus genomic DNA:
- a CDS encoding SulP family inorganic anion transporter — protein sequence MTASTQGNFLHRMFPWRQRIDRATLRADMVAGLLGAVLVLPQGVAFATLAGLPPQYGIYSAVVPCIVAALFGSSWHVMSGPTNANSLALFAMLSPLAFAGSPAYIGLALAVTILVGVMQLAVGTLRLGSLANFISPSVLLGFTCGAATLIGLYALKDVFGLQVPTGTSAFGVLRHLAEHADTINWSAAAVAAVTLAVTLLCKRLWRKLPFMLLGLLAGYGVALLLNQAGTGAQHVNVVGPIPSALPHFHVPDLDWRKLPDLLGIASALTIVALGQSISIAKAVALRSGQHIDANREFIGQGLSNIAGGFFSGYISCGSLNRSMPNFEAGARTPLASVFSALWLVALVALSAPLLAQIPMAAIGAMLLLVAWGLLDIARLRRIFTLSRTEFAIAIGTFAATLVIRLEMAVLLGTVLSLVAYLYRTSRPAVRSLVPDADDPGRRFTPLDELHRPQPECPQLKLLRMEGAIYFGAVQYVTDRLHWLREVNAGQTHLLAMTKSMNFIDLAGAEMWENELVERRAMGGDLYFHRPRTQVLQTWEQTGFSNKLGPDHIFPTKRQALHTIIGKLSPEICAQCRARIFEECASRPGASAHGAVNADAASAPQPGACATAAAR from the coding sequence ATGACAGCATCCACGCAAGGCAATTTCCTGCATCGCATGTTCCCCTGGCGCCAGCGCATCGACCGCGCCACGCTGCGCGCCGACATGGTCGCCGGCCTGCTCGGCGCGGTGCTGGTGTTGCCACAGGGCGTTGCCTTCGCCACGCTGGCCGGACTGCCGCCGCAGTACGGCATCTACAGCGCGGTGGTGCCCTGCATCGTCGCGGCGCTGTTCGGTTCGAGCTGGCACGTGATGTCGGGGCCGACCAATGCCAATTCGCTGGCGTTGTTCGCGATGCTGAGCCCGCTGGCGTTTGCCGGCAGCCCCGCGTATATCGGGCTGGCGCTCGCGGTAACCATCCTGGTCGGCGTGATGCAGCTCGCCGTCGGCACGCTGCGGCTCGGTTCGCTCGCCAACTTTATCTCGCCGTCGGTGCTGCTCGGCTTCACCTGCGGCGCCGCGACACTGATCGGGTTGTATGCGCTGAAGGATGTGTTCGGCCTGCAAGTGCCGACCGGCACCAGCGCCTTCGGCGTGCTGCGTCACCTGGCCGAACACGCCGACACGATCAACTGGTCCGCGGCGGCCGTCGCCGCCGTGACGCTGGCGGTGACGCTGCTGTGCAAGCGGCTGTGGCGCAAGCTGCCGTTCATGCTGCTGGGCCTGCTGGCCGGCTATGGCGTGGCGCTGTTGCTGAACCAGGCCGGCACCGGCGCCCAGCATGTGAACGTGGTCGGGCCGATCCCGTCGGCGCTGCCGCATTTCCATGTGCCCGACCTCGACTGGCGCAAGCTGCCCGACCTGCTCGGCATCGCCTCGGCGCTGACCATCGTCGCGCTGGGCCAGTCGATCTCGATCGCCAAGGCGGTGGCGCTGCGCTCCGGGCAGCATATCGACGCCAACCGCGAATTCATCGGCCAGGGCCTGTCCAATATCGCCGGCGGCTTTTTCTCCGGCTATATCTCGTGCGGCTCGCTCAACCGCTCGATGCCCAACTTTGAAGCCGGCGCGCGCACACCGCTGGCCAGCGTGTTCTCGGCGCTGTGGCTGGTGGCGCTGGTCGCGCTCAGCGCGCCGCTGCTGGCGCAGATCCCGATGGCGGCGATCGGCGCCATGCTGCTGCTGGTGGCGTGGGGACTGCTCGATATTGCACGGCTGCGGCGCATCTTCACGCTCAGCCGTACCGAGTTCGCGATTGCCATCGGCACCTTCGCCGCGACGCTGGTGATCCGGCTCGAAATGGCGGTGCTGCTCGGCACCGTGCTGTCGCTGGTGGCCTACCTGTACCGCACCTCCAGGCCGGCAGTGCGCAGCCTGGTGCCGGATGCCGACGACCCGGGCCGGCGCTTCACGCCGCTGGACGAACTGCACCGCCCGCAGCCGGAATGCCCGCAGCTCAAGCTGCTGCGCATGGAAGGCGCGATCTACTTCGGCGCCGTGCAGTACGTGACCGACCGCCTGCACTGGCTGCGCGAAGTCAACGCCGGCCAGACGCATTTGCTGGCGATGACCAAGAGCATGAATTTCATCGACCTGGCGGGTGCGGAGATGTGGGAAAACGAGCTGGTCGAGCGCCGCGCCATGGGCGGCGACCTCTACTTCCACCGTCCGCGCACGCAGGTGCTGCAGACGTGGGAGCAGACCGGCTTCAGCAACAAGCTGGGGCCGGACCATATCTTCCCGACCAAGCGGCAGGCGCTGCACACGATCATCGGCAAGCTGTCGCCCGAGATCTGCGCGCAGTGCCGCGCCAGGATCTTTGAAGAATGCGCGTCACGGCCGGGGGCATCCGCTCACGGCGCCGTCAATGCGGATGCGGCCAGCGCACCGCAGCCGGGGGCATGCGCCACCGCGGCGGCACGCTGA
- a CDS encoding DUF1488 domain-containing protein — MDIKFQEQERYDINNEGLLFQAIVNGEKVTCVVTREALWEGFSADQVLSLEEAFRAGRETIERAAVVLIEQGAPQPIVVKRAHVAPI; from the coding sequence ATGGATATTAAATTCCAAGAGCAAGAGCGCTACGACATCAACAACGAAGGCTTGCTCTTTCAGGCGATCGTCAATGGCGAGAAAGTGACTTGCGTAGTGACACGCGAGGCGCTGTGGGAAGGCTTCAGCGCCGACCAGGTGCTGTCGCTGGAAGAGGCATTCCGTGCCGGCCGCGAAACCATCGAACGCGCCGCCGTGGTGCTGATCGAGCAGGGCGCGCCCCAGCCAATCGTCGTCAAGCGCGCCCACGTGGCGCCGATCTGA
- a CDS encoding tripartite tricarboxylate transporter substrate binding protein BugE, giving the protein MKAVNKAGAAACIAAIGLACAGFAQAQSYPTKPIRLIVPFAAGGTTDIVARAVSDSLGRELGQPVVVENRGGGGGAIGADALAKSAPDGYTLGIATVSTMATNPATNPKNPYDPLKDFAPITNLVNVPNVLTVNPKVPAKTLKEFIALLKSNPGKYSYASAGKGSISHLDGELFKDITKTDMVHIPYRGSGPALNDTLAGQVNAQFDNLPSSMPHIQAGKLRALAVAAPKRVEGLPDVPTFAEAGMKDMNNMAWYGLVAPAGTPAAIITRVHDAAVKALQDPNTKRRLAESGAYTDGNTSAQYAAQIKRELDLRKKIAHDQNITLE; this is encoded by the coding sequence TTGAAAGCAGTCAACAAAGCAGGCGCAGCCGCCTGCATCGCAGCCATCGGCCTGGCCTGTGCCGGCTTTGCCCAGGCGCAGTCCTACCCCACCAAGCCGATCCGCCTGATCGTCCCGTTCGCGGCCGGCGGCACCACCGATATCGTCGCACGCGCGGTCTCCGACAGCCTGGGCCGCGAGCTGGGCCAGCCGGTGGTGGTGGAAAACCGCGGCGGCGGCGGCGGCGCGATCGGTGCCGACGCGCTGGCCAAGTCCGCGCCGGACGGCTACACGCTCGGCATCGCCACGGTCAGCACCATGGCGACCAACCCGGCCACCAATCCCAAGAACCCGTACGACCCGCTCAAGGATTTCGCGCCGATCACCAACCTGGTCAACGTGCCCAACGTGCTGACGGTGAACCCGAAGGTGCCGGCCAAGACGCTGAAGGAGTTCATCGCGCTGCTGAAGTCCAACCCGGGCAAATACAGCTACGCTTCCGCCGGCAAGGGCAGCATCTCGCACCTGGATGGCGAACTGTTCAAGGACATCACCAAGACCGACATGGTCCATATCCCCTATCGTGGATCGGGCCCGGCGCTGAACGACACGCTGGCCGGCCAGGTCAACGCGCAGTTCGACAACCTGCCGTCGTCGATGCCGCATATCCAGGCCGGCAAGCTGCGCGCGCTGGCCGTGGCGGCACCCAAGCGCGTCGAGGGCCTGCCCGACGTGCCGACCTTTGCCGAAGCCGGCATGAAGGACATGAACAACATGGCCTGGTATGGCCTGGTCGCGCCGGCCGGCACGCCCGCGGCCATCATCACGCGCGTGCACGATGCCGCGGTCAAGGCGTTGCAGGATCCGAACACGAAGCGCCGCCTGGCTGAAAGCGGCGCCTACACCGACGGCAATACCTCGGCCCAGTACGCCGCGCAGATCAAGCGCGAACTGGACCTGCGCAAGAAGATTGCGCATGACCAGAACATCACGCTGGAATAA
- a CDS encoding LysR family transcriptional regulator, producing the protein MHARILRYLDEVVRRGSIRKAAEHLHVAPTAVNRQILDLEAELGAPLFERINKRLRLTPLGEMVLAHVRQTLREHDALRERIEEFKGARRGDVTVAVTAGLAGSLMPSLVHDFRQRYPGIMVRVNDLPVAGIVAAVEQGDADLGLGYDLPELPAFRALASSDWQIGAVVPPGHALAAQPSVLLSECVGYPLILPAPSLSIRALLDAAFSRNAIEVSPVAESTSTVLIRQLVMLGTGVALLNPLDVMEERARQALVYVPLRDRHLQGQTLTLVARARGTPSAAAELMAERIGDALATLFAQAR; encoded by the coding sequence ATGCACGCCAGAATCCTGCGCTATCTCGACGAGGTTGTCCGCCGCGGTTCGATCCGCAAGGCGGCCGAGCACCTGCACGTGGCGCCGACGGCCGTGAACCGGCAGATCCTTGACCTGGAAGCCGAGCTGGGCGCGCCGCTGTTCGAGCGCATCAACAAGCGGCTGCGCCTGACGCCGCTGGGCGAGATGGTGCTGGCCCACGTCCGCCAGACGCTGCGCGAGCATGACGCGCTGCGCGAGCGCATCGAAGAATTCAAGGGCGCTCGCCGCGGCGACGTCACCGTGGCGGTCACCGCGGGGCTGGCCGGATCGCTGATGCCGTCGCTGGTGCATGACTTCCGCCAGCGCTACCCGGGCATCATGGTGCGCGTGAACGACCTGCCGGTTGCCGGGATCGTCGCGGCGGTCGAGCAGGGCGATGCCGATCTCGGGCTTGGCTACGATCTGCCGGAACTGCCCGCCTTCCGCGCGCTGGCCAGCAGCGACTGGCAGATCGGCGCGGTCGTGCCGCCGGGCCATGCGCTGGCGGCGCAGCCGTCCGTGCTGTTGAGCGAATGCGTCGGCTATCCGCTGATCCTGCCGGCGCCGTCGCTATCGATCCGCGCGCTGCTGGATGCCGCCTTTTCCCGCAATGCCATCGAAGTGTCGCCGGTGGCGGAATCGACCTCGACCGTGCTGATCCGCCAGCTGGTCATGCTGGGCACCGGCGTGGCGCTGCTGAACCCGCTCGACGTGATGGAGGAGCGCGCGCGGCAGGCGCTGGTGTACGTGCCGCTGCGCGACCGCCACCTGCAGGGGCAGACGCTGACGCTGGTGGCGCGTGCCCGCGGCACCCCCAGCGCGGCCGCGGAGCTGATGGCAGAACGCATCGGCGATGCGCTGGCCACGCTGTTCGCCCAGGCCCGCTAG
- a CDS encoding 8-oxoguanine deaminase: MTLIALNADVLVTMDAQRREIRDGALVAEGPAVQWVGPSAELPAQYRRMVDDGSAQVLDMRGRVVTPGLVNTHHHMYQSLTRAVPAAQDAELFSWLTNLYMLWSHLTPEMIAVSTKTAMAELMLSGCTTTSDHLYLFPNGSRLDDSIAAAQEMGMRFHAARGSMSVGRSKGGLPPDVVVEDEAAILRDSQRLVEQYHDGARHAMLRVVLAPCSPFSVSRDLMRESAVMARHYGVSLHTHLAENDNDIAYSREKFGLTPAQYAEDLGWVGHDVWHAHCVKLDEEGIALFARTGTGVAHCPCSNMRLASGIAPVRAMRDAGVPVGLGVDGSASNDGAHMLGEVRQAMLLQRVGYGPAALSAREALEIATLGGARVLNRDDIGALAPGMSADFVAFDMSGVGFAGGGHDLVASLVFCTPANVAASVINGREVVRDGMLLTADLPSVLTRHRALARTLFERASVGA, translated from the coding sequence ATGACCCTGATTGCCCTGAACGCCGACGTACTCGTCACCATGGACGCGCAGCGCCGCGAGATCCGCGACGGCGCGCTGGTCGCCGAAGGGCCGGCGGTGCAGTGGGTCGGTCCGAGCGCCGAACTGCCGGCGCAATACCGCCGCATGGTCGACGACGGCAGCGCGCAGGTGCTCGACATGCGCGGCCGCGTGGTGACGCCCGGACTGGTCAACACGCACCACCACATGTACCAGAGCCTGACGCGCGCCGTGCCCGCCGCGCAGGATGCCGAGCTGTTCTCGTGGCTGACCAACCTGTACATGCTGTGGTCGCACCTGACGCCGGAAATGATTGCCGTGTCGACCAAAACCGCGATGGCCGAGCTGATGCTGTCCGGCTGCACCACCACCAGCGATCACCTCTACCTGTTCCCCAACGGCTCGCGCCTGGACGATTCGATCGCCGCCGCGCAGGAGATGGGCATGCGCTTCCATGCCGCGCGCGGCTCGATGAGCGTGGGCCGCAGCAAGGGCGGCCTGCCGCCCGACGTGGTGGTCGAAGACGAAGCCGCGATCCTGCGCGACAGCCAGCGGCTGGTCGAGCAGTACCACGACGGCGCGCGTCACGCGATGCTGCGCGTGGTGCTGGCGCCGTGCTCGCCGTTCTCGGTGTCGCGCGACCTGATGCGCGAGTCGGCCGTGATGGCGCGCCACTACGGCGTGTCGCTGCACACCCACCTGGCCGAGAATGACAACGACATCGCGTACTCGCGCGAGAAGTTCGGCCTGACGCCGGCGCAGTATGCCGAAGACCTGGGCTGGGTCGGTCACGACGTCTGGCATGCGCACTGCGTGAAGCTCGATGAAGAGGGTATCGCGCTGTTCGCGCGTACCGGCACCGGCGTGGCGCATTGCCCGTGCTCGAATATGCGGCTCGCCTCAGGCATTGCGCCGGTGCGGGCGATGCGCGATGCCGGCGTGCCGGTTGGCCTGGGTGTCGACGGCAGCGCCTCGAACGACGGCGCGCACATGCTGGGCGAAGTGCGCCAGGCCATGCTGCTGCAGCGCGTCGGCTACGGCCCGGCCGCCCTGAGCGCGCGCGAGGCGCTGGAGATCGCCACGCTGGGCGGCGCACGCGTGCTCAACCGCGACGATATCGGCGCGCTGGCGCCCGGCATGTCGGCGGACTTCGTCGCCTTCGATATGTCAGGGGTGGGCTTTGCCGGCGGCGGCCACGACCTGGTCGCCTCGCTGGTGTTCTGCACCCCCGCCAATGTCGCGGCGAGCGTGATCAACGGCCGCGAAGTGGTGCGCGATGGCATGCTGCTGACGGCGGACCTGCCCAGCGTGCTGACGCGGCATCGCGCACTGGCACGCACGCTGTTCGAGCGCGCCAGCGTCGGCGCCTGA
- a CDS encoding acetyl-CoA hydrolase/transferase family protein, protein MDKERIRLARLHDKVVSADEAAALIRDGMTVGMSGFTRAGDCKEVPFALARRAATEPLRITLMTGASLGNDIDRVLAEADVIARRLPFQSDGTLRRKINAGEVMFIDQHLSETVEQLRSGQIAPVDVAVVEAVAITEQGGIIPSTSVGNSASFAMLARKVIVEINMNMPLELEGLHDIYFPVQRPYRQPIPLIAPEQRIGLPYIPIDPEKIAAIVITAKDDSPSNALPPDDETRSIAGHLNDFLLREVRAGKLSPSLQPLQAGIGTIANAVLHGLVESPFRDLKMYSEVLQDSTIELLDAGRLSFASASSVTLTREVYQRFLSNLDRYRSRLLLRPQEISNHPEILRRLGLITINTALECDIYGNVNSTHVGGTHMMNGIGGSGDFARNAHVSVFVTKSVAKGGEVSSIVPMVAHVDHTEHDVDIIVTEHGLADLRGLAPRERARTVIANCADPQYRELLGDYFRRASAHGGQTPHLLEEALSWHVGLRDRGTMRSAQPAQALAA, encoded by the coding sequence ATGGACAAGGAACGCATTCGCCTGGCGAGGCTGCATGACAAGGTAGTCTCGGCCGACGAGGCCGCCGCGCTGATCCGCGACGGCATGACCGTAGGCATGAGCGGTTTCACCCGCGCGGGCGACTGCAAGGAAGTCCCGTTCGCGCTGGCGCGGCGCGCGGCGACCGAGCCGCTGCGCATCACCCTGATGACGGGCGCCTCGCTCGGCAACGACATCGACCGCGTCCTGGCCGAGGCCGACGTGATCGCGCGCCGCCTGCCGTTCCAGTCCGATGGCACGCTGCGCCGCAAGATCAACGCCGGCGAGGTGATGTTCATCGACCAGCACCTGTCCGAAACCGTCGAGCAGCTGCGTTCCGGCCAGATCGCGCCGGTGGACGTGGCGGTGGTCGAGGCCGTGGCGATTACCGAGCAGGGCGGCATCATCCCCAGCACCTCGGTGGGCAATTCGGCAAGCTTTGCCATGCTGGCGCGCAAGGTGATCGTCGAGATCAACATGAACATGCCGCTGGAGCTGGAAGGGCTGCACGACATCTATTTCCCGGTCCAGCGCCCGTACCGCCAGCCGATCCCGCTGATCGCGCCGGAACAGCGCATCGGACTCCCGTATATTCCGATCGATCCGGAGAAGATTGCCGCCATCGTCATCACCGCCAAGGACGACAGCCCGTCCAATGCGCTGCCGCCGGACGACGAGACCCGCAGCATCGCCGGCCACCTCAATGACTTCCTGCTGCGCGAAGTGCGCGCGGGCAAGCTGTCGCCGTCGCTGCAGCCGCTGCAGGCCGGCATCGGCACCATTGCCAATGCCGTGCTGCACGGGCTGGTCGAGTCGCCGTTCCGCGACCTGAAGATGTATTCCGAGGTGCTGCAGGACAGCACCATCGAGTTGCTCGATGCGGGCCGGCTGTCGTTCGCGTCGGCGTCGTCGGTGACGCTGACGCGCGAGGTCTACCAGCGCTTCCTGTCGAACCTGGACCGCTACCGTTCGCGCCTGCTGCTGCGCCCGCAGGAGATCAGCAACCATCCCGAGATCCTGCGCCGGCTGGGGCTGATCACCATCAACACCGCGCTGGAGTGCGACATCTACGGCAACGTCAACTCCACGCATGTGGGTGGCACGCACATGATGAACGGCATCGGCGGCTCCGGCGACTTTGCGCGCAATGCGCACGTGTCGGTGTTCGTGACCAAGTCGGTGGCCAAGGGCGGCGAGGTCTCGAGCATCGTGCCGATGGTGGCGCACGTGGACCACACCGAGCACGATGTCGACATCATCGTCACCGAGCACGGCCTGGCCGACCTGCGCGGCCTGGCACCGCGCGAGCGCGCGCGCACCGTCATCGCCAATTGCGCCGATCCGCAATACCGCGAGTTGCTGGGCGACTATTTCCGCCGCGCCAGCGCCCACGGCGGCCAGACGCCGCACCTGCTGGAAGAGGCGTTGTCCTGGCATGTCGGCTTGCGCGATCGCGGCACCATGCGGTCCGCACAGCCGGCGCAGGCCCTGGCTGCCTGA
- the xth gene encoding exodeoxyribonuclease III: MSAVALPTTGPLRIASWNVNSLKVRLPQVLQWLAEQDQAGAPIDALCLQELKLPDDKYPLAELENAGFHSIYTGQKTYNGVAIVARDASMPGPADVVRNIPGFEDAQQRVIAATYGDLRLVCAYFPNGQSPESEKFTYKLKWLEAMTAWLREELARHPKLALLGDFNIAPEDRDVHDPAKWEGQNLVSPPERAAFAALVELGLADAFRRFDQPEKSFSWWDYRMLAFRRNAGLRIDHILLSPTLAQQCAACVIDRVPRTWEQPSDHTPVVATLHCG; the protein is encoded by the coding sequence GAACGTCAATTCCCTGAAGGTGCGCCTGCCGCAGGTGCTGCAATGGCTGGCCGAGCAGGACCAGGCCGGCGCGCCCATCGATGCGCTGTGCCTGCAGGAACTGAAGCTGCCGGACGACAAGTACCCGCTGGCCGAACTGGAGAATGCCGGCTTCCACAGCATCTACACCGGCCAGAAGACGTACAACGGCGTGGCCATCGTCGCCCGCGACGCCAGCATGCCCGGGCCGGCCGACGTGGTGCGCAACATTCCCGGCTTCGAGGACGCGCAGCAGCGCGTGATCGCCGCCACCTACGGCGACCTGCGGCTGGTCTGTGCCTACTTCCCCAACGGCCAGTCGCCCGAGTCGGAGAAGTTCACGTACAAGCTCAAGTGGCTGGAAGCCATGACGGCGTGGCTGCGCGAGGAACTGGCGCGCCATCCCAAGCTGGCGCTGCTGGGTGATTTCAATATCGCCCCCGAAGACCGCGACGTGCATGATCCGGCCAAGTGGGAAGGCCAGAACCTGGTGTCGCCGCCGGAGCGCGCCGCCTTTGCGGCGCTGGTCGAACTGGGCCTGGCCGATGCCTTCCGCAGGTTCGACCAGCCTGAGAAGAGCTTCTCCTGGTGGGATTACCGCATGCTGGCATTCCGCCGCAATGCGGGACTGCGCATCGACCATATCCTGCTGTCGCCAACGCTGGCGCAGCAGTGCGCGGCCTGCGTGATCGACCGCGTGCCGCGCACCTGGGAGCAGCCGTCGGACCACACGCCGGTGGTTGCCACGCTGCACTGCGGCTAG